One Streptosporangium sp. NBC_01495 DNA window includes the following coding sequences:
- a CDS encoding DUF6912 family protein: MRVYLPCTLPALARVATVGELGPAPLTGYAVTPALVEWYASGDTEELEYVALTEAARSSLRMLAADRADGVEVAARRVVVAVDVPEGGVSASADLSERARVRLAAAVPLGLVAAVHVDDVSAVKDVEAALAALPAADRGDDDARFTVDGAEANELLWYATQEIPDLVG; encoded by the coding sequence ATGCGCGTCTACCTGCCGTGTACGCTCCCGGCGCTGGCCCGCGTGGCCACCGTGGGGGAGCTCGGCCCGGCCCCGTTGACCGGCTACGCGGTGACCCCCGCGTTGGTCGAGTGGTACGCCTCGGGTGACACCGAGGAGTTGGAGTACGTCGCCCTGACCGAGGCGGCCAGGAGTTCCCTGCGGATGCTGGCCGCCGACCGCGCCGACGGGGTGGAGGTCGCCGCGCGGCGGGTGGTCGTCGCCGTCGACGTACCGGAGGGCGGCGTGAGCGCGAGCGCCGACCTGAGTGAGCGCGCCCGGGTGCGGCTCGCCGCGGCGGTCCCGCTGGGGTTGGTCGCCGCGGTCCACGTGGACGACGTATCGGCGGTGAAGGACGTCGAGGCCGCCCTCGCCGCGCTGCCCGCGGCCGACCGCGGTGACGACGACGCCCGCTTCACCGTGGACGGCGCCGAGGCCAACGAGCTCCTGTGGTACGCCACCCAGGAGATCCCCGACCTGGTCGGCTGA
- a CDS encoding NADH-ubiquinone oxidoreductase-F iron-sulfur binding region domain-containing protein has translation MIPYRVPPVRQLGPARLTAGLEDCRRMDLAEHRDMHGTAPGMSGEELATLADEVDMRGRGGAAFPFARKVRAVMDKKAEKIVLVNAAEGEPASSKDTMLLTRTPHLVIEGALLAAGAIGAKQVVIATVEGGMGQASVAAAVEERGISDQVRVVGIVERFISGEGGALVRSVNGLVGEPPGRKVRAVESGVNGLPTLLSNAETYAQLAVLATLGAERYADVGTAREPGTVLLTVGGSAKAPAVVEVATGTPLYAVLDACQASTGDGVLVGGYHGAWLHADAAAVATVSRQGISEAGGQLGAGIIVPLGGETCPLGETVRVAKYLAAQSSGQCGPCRLGLPDVAQSMAELVNGSASALDELRSRAASVKGRGACFHPDGTSRFVLSALDAFPEDIEEHLLRGGCGRPVLGVLPLPPQENEPEVRLTVDWTRCQGHGLCAQLAPDLVHLDEHGYPVFSRDTVPAQFRRMARRAVEMCPALALRVAEGV, from the coding sequence ATGATTCCCTACCGCGTTCCCCCCGTCCGCCAGCTGGGACCCGCCCGGCTGACCGCCGGGCTCGAAGACTGCCGCAGGATGGACCTCGCGGAACACCGCGACATGCACGGCACGGCGCCGGGCATGTCCGGCGAGGAGCTGGCCACGCTGGCCGACGAGGTGGACATGCGCGGGCGGGGCGGGGCCGCGTTCCCCTTCGCCCGCAAGGTCCGCGCTGTGATGGACAAGAAGGCGGAGAAGATCGTCCTGGTCAACGCGGCCGAGGGCGAGCCCGCGAGCAGCAAGGACACCATGCTGCTCACCAGGACCCCCCACCTGGTCATCGAGGGCGCGCTGCTCGCGGCGGGCGCGATCGGCGCCAAGCAGGTCGTGATCGCGACCGTCGAGGGCGGCATGGGCCAGGCGTCCGTGGCCGCCGCGGTCGAGGAGCGGGGCATCAGCGACCAGGTCCGGGTGGTCGGCATCGTCGAGAGGTTCATCTCCGGCGAGGGCGGCGCCCTGGTCCGTTCGGTGAACGGCCTGGTCGGGGAGCCGCCGGGCCGCAAGGTCAGGGCCGTGGAGAGCGGCGTGAACGGGCTGCCCACCCTGCTGTCCAACGCCGAGACGTACGCGCAGCTCGCGGTCCTCGCGACCCTGGGCGCGGAGCGGTACGCCGACGTCGGCACGGCGCGCGAGCCGGGGACGGTCCTGCTCACCGTGGGAGGCTCCGCCAAGGCCCCGGCCGTGGTCGAGGTCGCGACCGGCACCCCGCTGTACGCCGTCCTGGACGCCTGCCAGGCCTCCACCGGCGACGGGGTGCTGGTCGGCGGCTACCACGGCGCATGGCTCCACGCGGACGCCGCGGCCGTGGCGACCGTCTCCCGCCAGGGCATCTCGGAGGCGGGCGGCCAGCTCGGCGCCGGGATCATCGTGCCGCTCGGCGGGGAGACCTGCCCGCTGGGCGAGACGGTCAGGGTCGCGAAGTACCTGGCCGCCCAGTCGTCGGGGCAGTGCGGCCCCTGCCGGCTCGGCCTCCCGGACGTCGCGCAGTCGATGGCCGAGCTCGTGAACGGTTCGGCCTCCGCCCTGGACGAGCTTCGGAGCAGGGCCGCGAGCGTCAAGGGCAGGGGCGCGTGCTTCCACCCCGACGGAACGTCCAGGTTCGTGCTGTCGGCGCTGGACGCCTTCCCCGAGGACATCGAGGAACACCTCCTGCGCGGCGGCTGCGGGCGCCCGGTGCTCGGCGTGCTCCCCCTGCCCCCGCAGGAGAACGAGCCCGAGGTGAGGCTCACCGTGGACTGGACCCGCTGCCAGGGCCACGGCCTGTGCGCGCAGCTCGCCCCCGACCTCGTCCACCTCGACGAGCACGGCTACCCGGTGTTCAGCCGCGACACCGTACCCGCCCAGTTCCGGCGGATGGCCCGCAGGGCCGTCGAGATGTGCCCGGCCCTCGCGCTGCGCGTGGCGGAGGGAGTGTGA
- a CDS encoding HAD family hydrolase, whose protein sequence is MLKGVLIDWGGVLTVGLAEAIAEWIVAERLDEAHYRQVMRELIVHAYENTENGENTIHALERGEISGLDFERDLAARLITTDGVPPVAEGLLTRMFSRLHRVEPMYEMLREARAAGLRTCLLSNSWANEYPREGWEDFFDEVVISGEIGMRKPEPRIFEHALGRIGLAGEECVFVDDIEANIEAARRLGIVGVHHRAPEPTIAELETLFQISLR, encoded by the coding sequence ATGCTGAAGGGCGTGCTGATCGACTGGGGTGGCGTGCTCACCGTCGGTCTCGCCGAGGCGATCGCCGAGTGGATCGTCGCCGAGAGGCTCGACGAGGCCCACTACCGGCAGGTGATGCGTGAGCTCATCGTTCACGCGTACGAGAACACGGAGAACGGCGAGAACACCATCCACGCCCTGGAGCGCGGAGAGATCTCCGGCCTGGACTTCGAACGCGACCTGGCGGCCAGGCTGATCACGACGGACGGCGTACCGCCGGTCGCCGAGGGGCTGCTGACCAGGATGTTCTCCCGCCTCCACCGGGTCGAGCCGATGTACGAGATGCTCCGCGAGGCCCGCGCCGCGGGTCTGCGCACCTGCCTGCTCTCCAACTCCTGGGCGAACGAGTATCCCCGCGAGGGCTGGGAGGACTTCTTCGACGAGGTCGTCATCTCGGGGGAGATCGGCATGCGCAAGCCCGAGCCGAGGATCTTCGAGCACGCGCTCGGCAGGATCGGCCTGGCCGGGGAGGAGTGCGTGTTCGTCGACGACATCGAGGCCAACATCGAGGCCGCCCGGCGGCTCGGCATCGTCGGCGTGCACCACCGCGCCCCCGAGCCGACCATCGCCGAACTGGAGACCCTGTTCCAGATCTCGCTCCGCTGA
- a CDS encoding HAD family hydrolase — protein sequence MRHIVWDWNGTLFHDIDAVVGATNAVFEPYGLGSYDADRFRAVYTRPIWAAYERMLGRALEDGEWERLDLGFHESYHRLMLECGLAADALSTLRSWERAGGKQSLLSMWAHERLVPKIAEFGIDHHFTRIDGLRSASGGHKAESMVAHLAALGVDPADVLVIGDSLDDAHAAQHVGARAVLYTGGMTSRADLMAFGVPVVDTLENALDHA from the coding sequence ATGAGACACATTGTTTGGGATTGGAACGGCACGCTGTTCCACGACATCGACGCCGTCGTCGGTGCGACGAACGCGGTGTTCGAGCCGTACGGGCTGGGTTCCTACGATGCCGACCGCTTCCGCGCGGTCTACACACGCCCGATCTGGGCCGCCTACGAGCGCATGCTCGGCCGTGCCCTTGAGGACGGCGAGTGGGAGCGGCTCGACCTCGGTTTCCACGAGAGCTATCACCGGCTGATGCTGGAGTGCGGGCTGGCCGCCGACGCCCTCTCCACCCTGCGGAGCTGGGAGCGCGCGGGCGGCAAGCAGTCGCTGCTGTCCATGTGGGCGCACGAACGACTGGTTCCCAAGATCGCGGAATTCGGCATCGACCACCACTTCACCCGGATCGACGGCCTGCGCAGCGCCTCCGGCGGGCACAAGGCCGAATCGATGGTGGCCCACCTCGCCGCCCTCGGCGTCGACCCGGCCGACGTCCTCGTCATCGGCGACAGCCTGGACGACGCGCACGCGGCCCAGCACGTCGGGGCACGCGCGGTCCTCTACACCGGCGGCATGACCAGCCGGGCCGACCTGATGGCCTTCGGCGTCCCGGTCGTCGACACCCTGGAGAACGCGCTCGACCACGCCTGA
- a CDS encoding FAD-binding oxidoreductase yields the protein MRTPPDRRAFLRTGGLAALTLGAQGTPALGAVGMTGTTDATGTTGRGAASAPRPADWRALAGGLEGRLVRPGDAAYDGARKLFNPAFDTVRPSGVAYCANPSDVAECVGFARRLNLPLAVRSGGHSYAGWSTGTGLVLDVSRMSKVSHASGRATVGAGAKLIDVYDRLAASGVSIPAGTCATVGVSGLALGGGIGVVSRKYGLTCDVMESVRIVTADGRLLTCDANHNADLYWASRGGGGGNLGVAVSFEFRTHPTREVTVFFLHWPWSRAVRALRAWQAWGPSAPDAMWSGMHLSRNGATDVEVVGLYLGGRAGCERLLDRLADAAGSPSSSSVRQTSYRQAMLIMAGCGSLSVSQCHLGGSLPGQTRGGRLSRDTFRAKSHMAYRPLSEAGAKTLVAQVARPGEHTVLLDALGGAVARVGPDATAFPHRAALYSVQYYAHRPGAAGWARTAHAAMRPHFGDHAYVNYVDPELDGWRAAYYGDNAARLAQIKSARDPGRLFRLPQGI from the coding sequence ATGCGAACCCCTCCGGACAGGCGGGCATTCCTTCGGACCGGCGGCCTGGCCGCCCTCACACTGGGCGCTCAGGGCACACCCGCCCTGGGCGCCGTCGGCATGACCGGCACCACCGACGCCACCGGCACGACCGGCCGGGGCGCCGCGAGCGCGCCGCGCCCCGCCGACTGGCGGGCCCTGGCCGGCGGGCTGGAGGGCAGGCTCGTCCGGCCGGGCGACGCCGCGTACGACGGCGCCAGGAAGCTGTTCAACCCCGCCTTCGACACGGTCCGGCCGTCGGGGGTCGCCTACTGCGCCAACCCCTCCGACGTCGCCGAGTGCGTCGGCTTCGCGCGCCGGCTGAACCTGCCGCTGGCCGTGCGCTCCGGCGGGCACTCCTACGCGGGCTGGTCCACCGGGACCGGCCTCGTCCTCGACGTGTCCCGGATGAGCAAGGTGAGCCACGCCTCAGGGCGGGCGACCGTCGGGGCGGGCGCCAAGCTGATCGACGTCTACGACCGGCTGGCCGCGAGCGGGGTGAGCATCCCCGCCGGGACCTGCGCCACGGTCGGGGTGAGCGGGCTCGCGTTGGGCGGCGGGATCGGCGTGGTCTCCAGGAAGTACGGCCTGACCTGCGACGTGATGGAGTCGGTCCGGATCGTCACGGCCGACGGACGGCTGCTGACCTGCGACGCGAACCACAACGCCGACCTGTACTGGGCCTCGCGGGGCGGCGGCGGGGGCAACCTCGGCGTGGCGGTCTCCTTCGAGTTCCGGACCCACCCCACCCGCGAGGTCACGGTGTTCTTCCTGCACTGGCCGTGGTCGAGGGCGGTCAGGGCACTGCGCGCCTGGCAGGCGTGGGGCCCCTCGGCCCCGGACGCCATGTGGTCGGGGATGCATCTGAGCCGCAACGGCGCGACGGACGTCGAGGTCGTCGGGCTCTACCTCGGCGGCAGGGCCGGTTGCGAGCGGCTGCTCGACAGGCTGGCCGACGCGGCCGGGTCGCCGTCGTCGAGCTCCGTCAGGCAGACCTCCTACCGCCAGGCCATGCTGATCATGGCGGGCTGCGGCTCGCTCTCGGTCTCCCAGTGCCACCTGGGCGGCTCCCTGCCGGGGCAGACCCGGGGCGGGCGGCTGTCCAGGGACACCTTCAGGGCCAAGTCGCACATGGCCTACCGCCCGCTCTCCGAGGCCGGGGCCAAGACCCTGGTCGCCCAGGTCGCCCGCCCCGGCGAGCACACCGTGCTGCTGGACGCCCTCGGCGGCGCCGTCGCCAGGGTCGGCCCCGACGCCACGGCCTTCCCGCACCGGGCCGCCCTCTACAGCGTGCAGTACTACGCCCACCGCCCCGGGGCGGCGGGCTGGGCCAGGACCGCGCACGCGGCGATGCGGCCCCACTTCGGCGACCACGCGTACGTCAACTACGTCGACCCGGAGCTCGACGGCTGGCGCGCGGCCTACTACGGGGACAACGCCGCCAGGCTCGCCCAGATCAAGTCCGCCCGCGACCCGGGCCGCCTGTTCCGCCTTCCCCAGGGGATCTGA
- a CDS encoding HAD family hydrolase: MNRLVLWNIDLTLVDVSIVTREAYAEAFRSVTGRPLVKLTQANGRPDSEIVFEMLAINGIVAGDDHLPRFLDALAGAFGARRRSLAKDGRMMPGARDALKAVARLDGVVQSVLTGTIKSNAVHKLTAFSLDKHIDFEIGGYGEEVYPKATLLQVAQGRAKQRYGATFDGRNTVLIGDSARDVQAARIAGAAMIGVASGRSLPAELHEAGADVVLPDLSNPSEVVAAVAGLTSPARRAGHSPAGR, translated from the coding sequence ATCAATCGCCTCGTCCTCTGGAACATCGACCTCACGCTGGTCGACGTGTCGATCGTCACCCGCGAGGCATACGCGGAGGCCTTTCGGAGTGTCACCGGAAGGCCCCTGGTCAAACTGACCCAGGCCAACGGGCGCCCCGACTCGGAGATCGTCTTCGAGATGCTCGCCATCAACGGGATCGTCGCCGGGGACGACCATCTCCCCAGGTTCCTCGACGCGCTGGCCGGGGCCTTCGGAGCCCGGCGCAGGAGCCTGGCCAAGGACGGCCGGATGATGCCCGGCGCCCGCGACGCGCTGAAGGCCGTGGCGAGGCTCGACGGCGTGGTCCAGTCGGTGCTCACCGGCACGATCAAGAGCAACGCGGTGCACAAGCTGACCGCGTTCAGTCTCGACAAGCACATCGACTTCGAGATCGGCGGCTACGGTGAGGAGGTCTATCCCAAGGCCACCCTCCTGCAGGTCGCGCAGGGCCGCGCCAAGCAGAGGTACGGGGCGACCTTCGACGGGCGCAACACCGTGCTGATCGGCGACTCGGCCAGGGACGTCCAGGCCGCGAGGATCGCCGGGGCCGCGATGATCGGGGTCGCCTCGGGGCGTTCCCTCCCGGCCGAACTGCACGAGGCGGGGGCCGACGTGGTCCTGCCCGACCTCTCCAACCCCTCCGAGGTCGTCGCCGCCGTCGCCGGCCTCACCTCCCCGGCCCGGCGCGCCGGCCACTCCCCGGCGGGCCGCTGA
- a CDS encoding acyl-CoA dehydrogenase family protein, producing the protein MDFALSDTAQEYLANLTDFMTTHVYPAEPVYHAWRQTRGHDSHELPPVVEELKAEARSRGLWNLFLPAESGMSVLDYAGLAEVTGRSIDLAPEALNCAAPDTGNMEVLHMFGSPEQRDRWLKPLLSGEIRSAFAMTEPAVASSDATNIATSIRLDGSEYVVNGRKWFITGVADPRCEILIVMGKTDPDGPPHRQQSMILVPMDTPGIEVIRHLPLFGYQEQHGHSEIVFTDVRVPASNLIAAEGDGFRIAQARLGPGRIHHCMRAVGMAERALELMCARAANRVAFGQTLAQQGVVQQQIAESRLAIEQARLLTLKAAWMIDTVGVKAAASEISAIKVVAPRMACEVIDRAIQVHGGMGLSDDVPLAAMYAQARAMRIFDGPDEVHIRTVARRELKPYLS; encoded by the coding sequence ATGGACTTCGCGCTCAGCGACACGGCGCAGGAATACCTCGCCAATCTGACCGATTTCATGACTACCCATGTCTATCCGGCGGAGCCGGTCTACCACGCTTGGCGGCAGACCAGAGGGCACGACAGTCACGAGCTGCCCCCGGTGGTGGAGGAGCTCAAGGCCGAGGCGCGCTCGCGCGGTCTCTGGAACCTGTTCCTTCCCGCGGAGTCGGGCATGTCGGTGCTCGACTACGCCGGCCTGGCCGAGGTCACCGGCCGCTCCATCGACCTCGCCCCCGAGGCGCTGAACTGCGCGGCCCCCGACACCGGGAACATGGAGGTCCTGCACATGTTCGGCTCGCCCGAGCAGCGGGACCGGTGGCTCAAGCCCCTGCTCTCCGGCGAGATCCGTTCGGCGTTCGCGATGACCGAGCCCGCGGTGGCCTCCAGCGACGCCACCAACATCGCCACCTCCATCAGGCTCGACGGCTCCGAGTACGTCGTCAACGGCCGCAAGTGGTTCATCACCGGGGTGGCCGACCCGCGCTGCGAGATCCTGATCGTGATGGGCAAGACCGATCCCGACGGCCCGCCGCACCGCCAGCAGTCGATGATCCTGGTCCCGATGGACACACCGGGCATCGAGGTCATACGTCACCTGCCGCTCTTCGGTTACCAGGAGCAGCACGGCCACTCCGAGATCGTCTTCACCGACGTCCGGGTGCCCGCCTCGAACCTCATCGCGGCGGAGGGGGACGGCTTCCGCATCGCCCAGGCCCGTCTCGGCCCCGGCCGCATCCACCACTGCATGCGCGCCGTCGGCATGGCCGAACGCGCCCTGGAGCTGATGTGCGCCCGCGCCGCCAACCGGGTGGCCTTCGGCCAGACGCTGGCGCAGCAGGGTGTGGTGCAGCAGCAGATCGCCGAGTCGCGGCTCGCCATCGAACAGGCCAGGCTGCTCACCCTGAAGGCCGCCTGGATGATTGACACGGTCGGCGTGAAGGCGGCCGCCTCGGAGATCTCCGCAATCAAGGTCGTCGCTCCGAGGATGGCGTGCGAGGTCATCGACCGCGCCATCCAGGTCCACGGTGGCATGGGGCTGTCCGACGACGTCCCGCTCGCGGCGATGTACGCGCAGGCCCGCGCGATGCGCATCTTCGACGGTCCGGACGAGGTTCACATCCGCACCGTGGCCCGCCGCGAGCTCAAGCCGTATCTCTCCTAA
- a CDS encoding acetoacetate--CoA ligase: MVEEGAPLWEPSPEIVRNAKVTRYAEWLGRAGDYESLWRWSVDAPEEFWTSIWDYFGVVGERGDGPVMSGEMPGTEWFAGSTLNYAANALRGAASDPGRLAVVSRDEAGGRRALTLGELAEEVARVRTGLAALGVGRGDRVAAYMPNVPEALIAFLATASLGAIWSSCSPDFGAPSVIDRFTQIEPKVLVAVDGYDYNGKRFDRSAVVQDIAAKLPTLVARVRVPAQDALGADTPGAPRARDTAVTGDGVRTVSWAEVRAVAGPLDFEPVPFGHPLWIVYSSGTTGLPKPIVHGHGGVVLEHLKALSFHQDLGEGDVFFWYTTTGWMMWNYLVGGLLVGSAVVLYDGAATYPETGALWRLAAEEGVTYFGTGAPYVIASMKAGLGPSGLDRLRGLGSTGSPLPPEGFAWVHDALPEVQLGSFSGGTDVCTGFVGAVPLLPVRAGVIPCRCLGARVESFDPSGTPVIGEVGELVLTLPMPSMPVMFWNDPDGSRYRDSYFSEYPGVWRHGDWIKILPDGGCVIYGRSDSTLNRGGVRMGTSEFYRVVERFEEITDSLVIDTGQLGQEGRLLLYVTMAEATPLDDDLVARLRRELREGLSPRHVPNEIIEVPGIPRTLSGKKLEVPIRKILLGVAPEKAANLDAMANPEILSHFVPGAHLDAAAHPDAVDLTPEAHSDAVEPAPEADTTRH; encoded by the coding sequence ATGGTTGAGGAAGGTGCGCCGCTCTGGGAGCCGTCCCCGGAGATCGTGAGGAACGCCAAGGTCACCCGCTACGCGGAGTGGCTGGGCAGGGCCGGTGACTACGAGTCCCTGTGGCGGTGGTCGGTCGACGCCCCCGAGGAGTTCTGGACGTCGATCTGGGACTACTTCGGGGTCGTGGGGGAGCGCGGGGACGGGCCCGTCATGTCGGGGGAGATGCCGGGCACCGAGTGGTTCGCCGGTTCGACGCTGAACTACGCGGCCAACGCGCTGCGCGGGGCCGCGTCCGACCCCGGGCGGCTCGCGGTGGTCTCCCGCGACGAGGCGGGCGGGCGCCGGGCGCTCACCCTGGGGGAACTGGCCGAGGAGGTGGCGCGGGTCCGGACGGGGCTGGCCGCGCTGGGCGTCGGGAGGGGCGACCGGGTCGCGGCCTACATGCCGAACGTCCCCGAGGCGCTGATCGCCTTCCTGGCGACCGCCTCCCTGGGCGCCATCTGGTCCTCCTGCTCGCCCGACTTCGGCGCGCCCAGCGTGATCGACCGTTTCACCCAGATCGAGCCGAAGGTGCTCGTCGCGGTCGACGGCTACGACTACAACGGCAAACGCTTCGACCGGAGCGCGGTCGTCCAGGACATCGCCGCCAAGCTGCCGACCCTGGTGGCGCGGGTGCGCGTCCCGGCCCAGGACGCGCTCGGCGCGGACACCCCCGGCGCGCCGCGGGCCCGGGACACGGCCGTGACCGGGGACGGAGTCCGTACGGTGAGCTGGGCGGAGGTGCGCGCCGTCGCGGGGCCGCTCGACTTCGAGCCGGTGCCGTTCGGGCACCCGCTCTGGATCGTCTACTCCTCGGGCACCACCGGGCTGCCCAAGCCGATCGTGCACGGTCACGGCGGCGTGGTGCTGGAGCACCTCAAGGCGCTCTCCTTCCACCAGGACCTGGGCGAGGGCGACGTCTTCTTCTGGTACACCACCACCGGCTGGATGATGTGGAACTACCTCGTCGGCGGCCTGCTGGTCGGCTCGGCGGTGGTGCTCTACGACGGGGCGGCGACCTACCCGGAGACCGGCGCGCTCTGGCGGCTCGCCGCCGAGGAGGGGGTCACCTACTTCGGTACGGGGGCTCCGTACGTGATCGCGTCCATGAAGGCCGGCCTCGGGCCGTCCGGTCTCGACCGGCTGCGGGGGCTCGGCTCCACCGGCTCGCCACTGCCGCCCGAGGGGTTCGCCTGGGTGCACGACGCGCTGCCGGAGGTCCAGCTCGGCTCCTTCTCCGGCGGCACCGACGTGTGCACCGGTTTCGTGGGTGCCGTACCGCTGCTCCCGGTCCGGGCGGGGGTGATCCCGTGCCGCTGCCTGGGGGCGAGGGTCGAGTCCTTCGACCCGTCGGGCACGCCGGTGATCGGAGAGGTGGGCGAGCTGGTGCTGACCCTGCCGATGCCGTCGATGCCGGTGATGTTCTGGAACGACCCCGACGGGTCCCGCTACCGCGACAGCTACTTCTCCGAGTATCCCGGAGTCTGGCGGCACGGCGACTGGATCAAGATCCTTCCCGACGGCGGCTGCGTCATCTACGGCCGCTCCGACTCGACCCTGAACCGGGGCGGCGTCCGGATGGGCACCAGCGAGTTCTACCGCGTGGTGGAGCGCTTCGAGGAGATCACCGACAGCCTGGTGATCGACACCGGTCAGCTCGGGCAGGAGGGCCGCCTTCTGCTGTACGTCACCATGGCCGAGGCGACGCCCCTGGACGACGACCTGGTCGCGCGCCTGCGCCGGGAGCTGCGGGAAGGTCTCTCCCCGCGCCACGTGCCGAACGAGATCATCGAGGTCCCCGGCATCCCCCGCACCCTCAGCGGCAAGAAGCTGGAGGTCCCCATCCGCAAGATCCTCCTCGGTGTCGCCCCAGAGAAGGCCGCCAACCTCGACGCCATGGCCAACCCCGAGATCCTCTCCCACTTCGTACCGGGAGCCCATCTCGACGCGGCGGCCCACCCCGACGCGGTCGACCTCACCCCGGAGGCCCACTCCGACGCGGTCGAGCCCGCCCCGGAGGCCGACACCACCCGGCACTGA